AAGCCAAGGGCGCCACGGAAGTGCTTATAGATACGGACACCGTGGATGAATATGTGAGTATGTTTAAGGATATGTGGCCCAAGCCCTTAAGAAGCTGAAGGAGTTGGCGGAGAAGAAATAGCCGCAGAGGATGTACAGGGCATGTCAGTAAAATACGCGAACGACCTGCGGACATAACAGATTCCTCGACTGCGTCCCGATGAGTACATCGGGTCTGCCGCTCGGAATGACCATTTTATTGTTGGTTGTCATTTTTACAAGCCTCAATCAGCACCAGGCGTTCAAGGGAAAGCGGATACTAGAAGGGGCGAGGGTCGATAAATCGAGCCTCCACGATTGTATAGAAAATAGCAGTGGTGGAGCGACCTCGCTCCTACGTTACTAGGCGACGCGTAGTCGGTGACTGTGATGGGTGGGTTGCAGACGAAACAGATTCTTCGCGCTGCTCAGAATGCCAATACACGTTTTGTTTTGCCTAGATGCGGTCCTTCGCGAGTAAGTGAGACCTAGGCGCTGAGCTTTTCCAGGGGGGCGTAGCTTAGGAGCAGGCGTTTCATGCCGATGTCATTTTTGAAGACGACGGTGGCTTCCTGGTCGCCGCCCTGGCCTTTCAGGCCAACGACTACGCCTTCGCCGAAGATGGAGTGTTTTACTTTGTCGCCGGCGCGGAGGACTAGGGCGGGCTTTTCCTCCTTATCCGGCTGGGGTGGGGTGTGCATTCGGAGGGGAGGGGCGGAGGCGCGCCCAACGGGCTCCAGTCGGGCGGGGGTGGTGAAGAGGTGCTGGGGAACCTCCTGGAGGAAGCGGGAGGGGATGGAGGGGCCGCCGGCGCCGCCGGCGAGGCCTCGCCGGAAGGCGCGGGTGAAGAAGAGGCGCTCCATAGCGCGGGTGATGCCGACGTAGAAGAGGCGGCGCTCCTCTTCGATTTCCTCGGGGGAGTCCATGGAGCGCATGTGGGGTAGGAGACCCTCCTCGAGGCCAGTGATAAACACGACGGGGAACTCCAGGCCTTTGGCCTGGTGGAGGGTGATGAGGGTAATGGAGTCGGCGGCGTCCTCGTAGTTGTCTACGTCGGAGACCAGAGCGAGGTGCTCGAGGAGGGAGGTGAGGCCAGTGGGAGGCGGCAGGCCTTTGAAGTCCTGGGCGGCGTTGCGCAGCTCAATGATGTTGTCCCATCGCTCCTCGGCGTCTTCCAGGTCTTTTTCCAGGTAGGTCTTGTAGGCGATGCGCTCGAGGAGGAGGTCTAGGAGAGATACCAGGTCGCGCTGCTGGGACTCCTTTCGCAGCTCTTCAATCAAGGCCACGAAGCTGACCACCGACTGGGCCATGCGGGGCTGGAGGGGGTGGGTAGGCGCGGCGCCGGTGGTGCGCTCCAGATATATATGCTCCATGGCGCCGTAAAGGGAGAGGTTGCGGGTGCGGGCCCAGTATTCGAGCTGTTCTAGAGATTTCTGACCGAGGCCGCGGGTCGGCACGTTTATCACTCGCAGGATGCTGACCTGGTCGTGGGGGTTATTGATGAGGCGGAGGTAGGCGATGATGTCCTTGACTTCACGGCGCTGGTAGAACCGAACGCCACCGACCAATCGATATTTAATACCGTATCGCAGGCAGGCTTCCTCCAGGGCGCGGGACTGGGCGTTGACGCGGTACATGACGGCGAAGTCGCCAAGCTTGACGCCGTTTTTTCGGACCAGTCCGTCGATCTGCTGAAGGACGAACTTGGCCTCATCCTCCTCGTTGAAGGCCTCGTGGATGGCTATCTTTGAGCCGCCCGGCTTGGAGGTGCGGATGTTGTTGTTAAGGCGCTGTCGGTTGGCGGCGATGACGCCCTTAGCGGCTTCCAGGATATTGGAGGTGGAGCGGTAGTTCTCCTCGAGATTGACGACTCGGGCGTTGGGGAAGTCGTGCTTGAAGCTGAGAATGTTCCGGATGTCGGCGTTGCGCCAGGAGTAGATGGACTGGTCGGGGTCGCCGACGACGCAGATGTTGCGGTGCTTGGCGACGATAATTTTAGCCAGCTCGTACTGGCAGATGTTAGTATCCTGGA
This window of the SAR202 cluster bacterium genome carries:
- a CDS encoding AAA family ATPase, with product MTTHLLEGLNSAQREAVETIDGPLLIVAGPGSGKTRVITHRIAYLLREVRVSPYRILAVTFTNKAAREMQSRLDRLVGQRSKDLTVGTFHAFCALTLRKYGQHVGLDPGFSIFDDEDQQDLLKIAMEDAEVDPKKFNRRAVHSAISRAKSLLMDSKAMALRKSNYFEEIAARIYARYEELLTSNNAVDFDDLLLKTVHLLRNVAEVRERYQDRYVHMMIDEFQDTNICQYELAKIIVAKHRNICVVGDPDQSIYSWRNADIRNILSFKHDFPNARVVNLEENYRSTSNILEAAKGVIAANRQRLNNNIRTSKPGGSKIAIHEAFNEEDEAKFVLQQIDGLVRKNGVKLGDFAVMYRVNAQSRALEEACLRYGIKYRLVGGVRFYQRREVKDIIAYLRLINNPHDQVSILRVINVPTRGLGQKSLEQLEYWARTRNLSLYGAMEHIYLERTTGAAPTHPLQPRMAQSVVSFVALIEELRKESQQRDLVSLLDLLLERIAYKTYLEKDLEDAEERWDNIIELRNAAQDFKGLPPPTGLTSLLEHLALVSDVDNYEDAADSITLITLHQAKGLEFPVVFITGLEEGLLPHMRSMDSPEEIEEERRLFYVGITRAMERLFFTRAFRRGLAGGAGGPSIPSRFLQEVPQHLFTTPARLEPVGRASAPPLRMHTPPQPDKEEKPALVLRAGDKVKHSIFGEGVVVGLKGQGGDQEATVVFKNDIGMKRLLLSYAPLEKLSA